The following proteins are encoded in a genomic region of Funiculus sociatus GB2-C1:
- a CDS encoding DUF4089 domain-containing protein, which yields MGTTPEQSQTEYVEQMAKLIDLPIKPEYLPGVGENFQRIAAIAQIVTEFPLPDTIEAAPVFEP from the coding sequence ATGGGTACAACACCAGAACAATCTCAAACTGAATATGTAGAACAAATGGCAAAGTTAATAGATTTGCCAATAAAACCAGAATACCTTCCGGGCGTGGGGGAAAACTTTCAGAGAATTGCTGCGATCGCGCAAATTGTCACAGAATTTCCCTTACCGGATACAATTGAAGCGGCACCTGTATTTGAGCCATGA